From a region of the Deinococcus aestuarii genome:
- a CDS encoding IPT/TIG domain-containing protein: protein MVRFFFASLLFAGALASCAPRSSVAVGVTVTPVLIKLSEPAARGGTLTVQGRYLGGPASGRVRLGADASGQGGYLFPASAVRSWTDGEIVLTIPADAPVGGSWLFVEVSGKQSTGLPYSVRQ, encoded by the coding sequence ATGGTGCGTTTCTTCTTTGCTTCTTTACTGTTCGCGGGTGCGCTGGCATCGTGCGCGCCGCGCTCCTCGGTGGCCGTGGGTGTGACGGTCACACCCGTCCTCATCAAGCTCTCCGAGCCCGCTGCACGGGGGGGCACCCTCACCGTGCAGGGCCGGTACCTCGGGGGCCCCGCCAGCGGCCGGGTCCGCTTGGGCGCCGACGCCTCAGGGCAGGGCGGCTACCTCTTCCCTGCTTCCGCTGTGCGGTCGTGGACCGACGGCGAGATCGTGCTGACCATCCCGGCAGACGCGCCAGTCGGCGGCTCGTGGCTGTTCGTGGAGGTCAGTGGAAAGCAATCGACCGGGTTGCCGTACAGCGTAAGACAGTAG